In Humulus lupulus chromosome 6, drHumLupu1.1, whole genome shotgun sequence, a single genomic region encodes these proteins:
- the LOC133784048 gene encoding BAHD acyltransferase BIA1-like, with amino-acid sequence MNEDKQRIDRMETKAKVEITSRKFIKPSSPTSPQNKNLKLSIIDQIVPSVYTSVILFYSSNTNNSGDSFLGDHLERSKSNCLQKSLSETLVHFFPFAGQLNNNTSIECNDTGAYFLEAQINCQLVDALKQPDPILLSHLLPTTDPNTSELAKNVVLFVQLTSFNCGGIALSVCPSHKIADASSLSKFVKSWAAMAREHVVEEAPEFIGESMLPSPSKTLLIERITDTTAAESFASNRLVFDVSKLTNLKAQICSGANKIVPTNVELVSAIFLRCAINSCKSTSRCSRSSLMFQTVNLRKRMVPPIPESAIGNLISGFHVFVEEDSKMEVDEIVGKMRKGLVDFCNEKANRYKGEDGVSLFSEAVKLQGELVRMGMNLYCSSSWCKFPLYEVNFGWGEPAWITNPMYSMNALLLMDSKRGEGIEAWVSLDKEHMAVFEKNEELLSYASLNPSVILNGLNKSV; translated from the coding sequence ATGAATGAAGATAAACAACGCATAGACAGAATGGAGACGAAAGCCAAGGTGGAAATCACCTCAAGAAAGTTCATCAAACCATCCTCACCAACTTCTCCTCAAAATAAGAACCTCAAACTCTCCATTATAGACCAAATCGTTCCTTCGGTGTACACCTCTGTTATTCTTTTTTATTCTTCAAACACTAATAATAGTGGAGATTCCTTTCTGGGAGATCATTTGGAGAGGTCCAAATCCAACTGCTTACAAAAATCACTCTCTGAAACCTTGGTACACTTCTTCCCATTTGCAGGTCAGTTAAATAACAATACCAGTATTGAATGTAATGATACAGGAGCTTATTTCTTAGAAGCCCAAATCAATTGTCAGCTTGTTGATGCACTCAAGCAACCTGATCCCATCTTACTTAGCCATTTGCTTCCAACAACTGATCCTAACACTTCAGAGTTAGCGAAGAATGTTGTCTTGTTTGTTCAACTAACTAGTTTCAACTGTGGAGGAATTGCTCTTTCAGTTTGCCCATCTCATAAGATTGCAGATGCCTCATCTTTATCCAAATTCGTCAAGAGCTGGGCTGCAATGGCGCGTGAACATGTTGTTGAAGAAGCTCCAGAGTTCATTGGAGAATCGATGCTGCCGTCGCCTAGTAAAACTCTCTTGATTGAGCGCATCACAGACACAACGGCTGCTGAAAGTTTTGCCAGTAATAGGCTTGTGTTTGATGTCTCAAAACTGACCAATCTCAAAGCCCAAATTTGTAGTGGAGCTAACAAAATTGTTCCCACAAATGTCGAACTGGTATCTGCAATTTTCTTGCGATGTGCGATAAATTCTTGTAAGTCCACATCAAGGTGTTCAAGATCGTCCTTAATGTTCCAAACTGTGAACTTGCGCAAGCGAATGGTGCCACCGATCCCTGAAAGTGCCATTGGAAATCTCATTTCAGGGTTCCATGTTTTTGTTGAAGAAGATAGTAAGATGGAAGTGGATGAGATTGTTGGAAAGATGAGGAAAGGATTGGTAGACTTTTGCAATGAGAAGGCAAATAGATATAAAGGAGAAGATGGTGTTTCATTATTTTCCGAGGCTGTTAAACTTCAAGGGGAACTTGTGAGGATGGGCATGAATCTTTATTGTAGTAGTAGTTGGTGTAAATTTCCTCTCTATGAAGTGAACTTTGGGTGGGGAGAACCAGCATGGATCACCAATCCAATGTACTCCATGAATGCACTTTTGTTGATGGATTCGAAAAGGGGTGaaggaattgaagcttgggtgaGCTTAGACAAAGAGCATATGGCTGTATTTGAAAAAAATGAGGAGCTTCTCTCATATGCTTCCCTCAATCCTAGTGTTATTCTTAATGGATTGAACAAATCAGTCTAG